The following are from one region of the Coffea eugenioides isolate CCC68of chromosome 2, Ceug_1.0, whole genome shotgun sequence genome:
- the LOC113759646 gene encoding LOW QUALITY PROTEIN: receptor-like protein kinase HSL1 (The sequence of the model RefSeq protein was modified relative to this genomic sequence to represent the inferred CDS: inserted 1 base in 1 codon; deleted 1 base in 1 codon), with translation MLLRLALLLILLAPCTFSLNQEGLILQQLKLVFDDPDNFFSDWNDRDITPCKWRGVTCDSLTHSVTSLDFSNANLAGPFRPSLLCRLRNLTSISFYNNSVNSTLPEADLPLCRTIVHLDLAQNLLTGKXPSSVAELPNLKYLDLTGNNFSGEIPGSFGTFRQLEVLGLVENLIEGAVPAFLGNISTLKQLNLSYNPFFPGRIPPELGNLTNLETLWLTQCNLIGEIPDSLGRLSRLTDLDLALNALDGPIPSSLTELTSVVQIELYNNSLTGELPPNGWSKMTALRRVDASMNGLTGMIPTELCELPLESLNLYENSFEGELPESIANSTNLYELRIFQNNLSGALPKDLGKNSALLWLDVSSNNFSGEIPANLCEKGVLLELLMIDNSFSGEIPASLGQCQSLNRVRLANNNFSGAVPDGLWGLPHVSLLDLKSNSFSGGIAKTIASASNLSSLILSSNKFSGDIPEEIGFLETLLEFSGNDNVFSGSLPGSIVNLGQLGRLDLHDNALSGELPKGIHSWKKLNELNLANNDLSGNIPPPIGSLSVLNYLDLSGNRLTGKIPNELQNLKLNQLNLSNNRLSGDIPPLYAKVMYRNSFLGNPGLCGDIDGLCDGRSDRNNGYAWLLKSIFVLAGVVLIMGVLWFYWKYRNFRKVKLAIDKSKWTLMSFHKLGFSEYEILDALDEDNVIGSGSSGKVYKVGLSSGEAVAVKKLWASTKIADESSDVEKCNVQDDGFAAEVETLGKIRHKNIVKLWCCCTTRDCKLLVYEYMPNGSLGDLLHSNKSGLLDWPIRYKIAMDAAEGLAYLHHDCVPPIVHRDVKSNNILLDGDFGARVADFGVAKVVDTNGKGTKSMSVIAGSCGYIAPEYAYTLRVNEKSDIYSFGVVILELITGRLPVDPEYGEKDLVKWVCTTLDQKGIDHVIDTKLDSWFKEEICKVLNVGLLCTSPLPINRPSMRRVVKMLQEVGGGNQLKNGRTKDGKLTPYYYEDASDQGSVA, from the exons ATGCTTCTCCGCCTAGCTCTGCTCCTGATTCTTTTGGCTCCTTGCACTTTTTCCCTTAATCAAGAGGGCCTCATCCTCCAACAACTCAAGCTCGTTTTTGACGACCCGGATAATTTCTTCTCTGATTGGAATGACCGCGACATCACTCCATGCAAGTGGCGCGGTGTTACCTGCGACTCCCTGACTCACTCTGTTACTTCACTCGACTTCTCCAACGCCAATCTTGCTGGCCCTTTC CGGCCCTCTTTACTCTGTCGATTGCGAAACCTCACCTCCATTTCTTTCTACAATAATTCCGTCAACTCTACCCTGCCCGAAGCCGACCTTCCCTTGTGCCGAACAATTGTTCACCTCGACTTGGCTCAGAATCTTTTAACTGGGA ACCCGAGCTCCGTTGCCGAGCTTCCTAACCTCAAGTACCTTGATTTGACTGGGAATAACTTCTCCGGCGAGATTCCGGGGAGCTTCGGAACTTTCCGGCAGCTGGAGGTGCTGGGGTTAGTTGAGAACTTGATTGAAGGGGCAGTTCCAGCGTTCTTGGGGAACATTTCAACTCTGAAGCAGCTCAACTTGTCTTACAATCCATTTTTCCCCGGCCGTATCCCGCCGGAGCTCGGCAACTTGACGAATCTAGAGACCCTTTGGCTCACTCAGTGTAACTTGATTGGCGAAATCCCTGACTCGCTCGGTCGACTGAGTCGACTCACCGATTTGGACCTGGCGCTGAACGCGCTAGACGGGCCGATTCCGAGTTCACTCACCGAGTTGACCAGCGTGGTTCAAATCGAGCTCTACAACAACTCGTTAACGGGAGAGTTGCCCCCCAATGGCTGGTCAAAGATGACCGCCTTAAGGCGAGTAGACGCTTCAATGAACGGGTTGACTGGGATGATTCCAACAGAGTTGTGTGAGTTGCCTCTCGAGTCCCTCAATCTGTATGAGAACTCCTTCGAAGGTGAATTGCCAGAAAGCATAGCAAATTCGACAAATTTGTACGAATTGAGGATATTTCAGAACAACCTCAGTGGAGCTTTGCCTAAAGATTTAGGTAAAAACTCGGCTTTATTATGGCTTGATGTTTCAAGTAACAATTTTTCCGGTGAAATTCCCGCCAATTTGTGTGAAAAGGGGGTTCTTCTGGAGCTTTTGATGATAGACAACTCATTTTCTGGTGAAATTCCGGCTAGTTTAGGCCAATGCCAGAGCTTGAACCGTGTCAGATTGGCTAACAATAATTTTTCCGGTGCCGTGCCGGATGGGCTCTGGGGCCTTCCCCATGTGTCTCTACTTGACCTCAAAAGCAACTCATTTTCAGGCGGGATTGCGAAAACTATTGCCAGCGCGTCCAATTTATCGTCCTTAATTTTATCAAGTAACAAATTTTCTGGAGACATACCTGAGGAAATTGGATTTCTGGAGACTTTGTTGGAGTTTTCTGGCAATGACAACGTATTCTCGGGGTCTTTGCCCGGGAGTATAGTGAATCTTGGGCAATTAGGAAGGCTTGATCTTCATGATAATGCACTGTCTGGTGAGCTGCCAAAAGGGATTCATTCTTGGAAAAAATTGAATGAGTTGAATTTAGCTAATAACGATTTATCTGGGAATATTCCTCCACCAATTGGGAGCTTGTCTGTGTTGAACTATCTTGACTTATCAGGAAACAGGTTAACAGGAAAGATTCCGAATGAGTTGCAGAATTTGAAGCTCAATCAGCTTAATCTCTCGAATAATCGACTTTCTGGGGATATTCCTCCACTTTATGCTAAAGTCATGTATAGAAATAGTTTCTTGGGCAATCCTGGTTTGTGTGGAGACATAGATGGTCTATGTGATGGAAGAAGTGATAGGAATAATGGTTATGCTTGGTTATTGAAGTCCATTTTTGTCCTCGCTGGGGTGGTATTAATTATGGGTGTGCTTTGGTTCTATTGGAAGTACAGGAATTTCAGGAAGGTGAAACTGGCTATTGATAAGTCCAAATGGACCTTGATGTCATTTCACAAACTTGGGTTCAGTGAGTATGAGATATTGGATGCTCTCGATGAGGATAATGTTATTGGAAGTGGATCTTCTGGTAAAGTGTACAAGGTTGGGCTCAGCAGTGGTGAGGCTGTTGCTGTGAAAAAGCTCTGGGCTAGCACCAAAATTGCTGATGAGAGTAGTGATGTCGAGAAATGTAATGTTCAAGATGATGGATTTGCAGCAGAGGTGGAGACTTTAGGAAAGATTAGGCATAAGAACATTGTTAAGTTGTGGTGCTGTTGTACTACGAGGGACTGTAAACTCTTGGTTTATGAGTACATGCCTAATGGTAGTTTGGGAGATTTGCTTCACAGTAATAAAAGTGGCTTGTTGGATTGGCCAATTAGGTATAAGATTGCCATGGATGCTGCTGAGGGGCTTGCTTATTTGCATCACGATTGTGTTCCTCCTATTGTCCATAGGGATGTGAAGTCCAACAATATATTGTTGGATGGAGACTTCGGAGCTCGTGTTGCAGATTTTGGTGTGGCCAAGGTTGTCGATACAAATGGGAAGGGCACCAAGTCGATGTCTGTCATTGCCGGATCTTGCGGCTATATCGCACCAG AATATGCATATACCCTGAGGGTGAATGAGAAGAGTGATATATACAGCTTTGGTGTGGTTATACTAGAGTTGATCACAGGGAGGCTCCCAGTTGATCCCGAGTATGGTGAGAAGGATTTGGTTAAGTGGGTGTGCACCACTTTGGACCAAAAGGGCATTGATCATGTAATTGACACAAAACTGGATTCTTGGTTCAAGGAAGAGATATGTAAAGTCCTCAATGTAGGTCTCCTCTGCACCAGTCCCCTTCCTATAAATCGTCCTTCGATGAGACGAGTGGTAAAAATGTTGCAAGAAGTAGGAGGTGGAAACCAACTCAAAAATGGTAGGACAAAAGATGGCAAATTGACGCCTTATTACTATGAAGATGCCTCGGATCAGGGAAGTGTAGCTTGA
- the LOC113763016 gene encoding serine/threonine-protein kinase-like protein ACR4, whose translation MTHNEITLVYDVVLVFLAIFISVLATFLLFFCKKKPIKAEETLQPAASCKLCACSCSLMDIDSATDGFNNRRIIGKGRLGTVYAAVMPRGELVAVKRIHPRLVLTNAGFGFSSAIKCLSLADHPHVVPIIGYSEAPGERIIVMEFEGMLSLEFYLHHNPDGAALLDWSRRLRIAAGAARGIEYLHQGMAPPIVHGCIKPSNILIDVKFCARLCDYGLQFLAPRERQGLEGYVDHEYWVEKGGGASKESDVYGFGVVLLELLSGRRNEEGLIAKWALPLIKEMKFDELLDPRLVIPSDIKPLIRLAKVASACVGNSRPSRPALSQIVPILNNLEVEMSI comes from the coding sequence ATGACTCATAATGAGATTACTCTTGTTTACGATGTTGTTTTGGTTTTTCTTGCCATTTTTATTAGCGTTCTTGCTACTTTTCTCCTCTTCTTTTGCAAGAAGAAGCCAATCAAAGCAGAGGAAACTCTGCAGCCCGCTGCCAGTTGCAAGCTCTGTGCATGTTCATGTTCGTTGATGGATATCGATTCTGCCACTGATGGCTTCAACAACAGAAGAATTATCGGAAAAGGCAGATTAGGGACGGTTTATGCAGCCGTGATGCCACGAGGAGAATTAGTAGCTGTCAAGAGGATCCATCCGCGGCTTGTTTTGACTAATGCAGGCTTTGGATTTTCATCGGCAATCAAGTGTTTATCCTTAGCTGATCATCCTCACGTTGTTCCCATCATAGGATATTCTGAGGCACCAGGTGAACGAATCATCGTCATGGAATTCGAGGGCATGCTTAGTTTGGAGTTCTATTTGCATCATAATCCTGACGGGGCTGCACTTTTGGATTGGAGCAGGAGGTTGAGGATAGCAGCCGGGGCGGCTAGAGGGATCGAGTACCTGCATCAAGGCATGGCACCGCCAATTGTTCATGGTTGTATCAAGCCATCAAATATTCTGATTGATGTGAAGTTTTGCGCAAGATTATGCGATTATGGGCTGCAATTTTTGGCACCTAGGGAGCGGCAGGGTCTAGAGGGATATGTTGATCATGAGTATTGGGTGGAAAAAGGAGGTGGTGCTTCCAAGGAAAGTGATGTGTATGGGTTCGGGGTGGTTCTGTTAGAGTTGTTGAGCGGTAGGAGAAATGAAGAGGGATTGATTGCTAAGTGGGCTTTGCCACTGATtaaagaaatgaagtttgatGAACTGTTAGACCCTCGACTTGTAATACCTTCTGATATTAAACCCCTTATTAGATTGGCAAAAGTTGCTTCAGCCTGTGTTGGGAATTCCAGACCAAGTAGGCCTGCTCTCAGTCAGATTGTGCCCATTTTGAACAACTTAGAAGTGGAGATGAGCATCTGA
- the LOC113762760 gene encoding NAC domain-containing protein 73 isoform X1: MTWCSNESNQENLPLQIVPAQISHEKSTTVLNSKLNEVKTIACPSCGHPLEVQDQTGLLQDLPGLPAGVKFDPSDQEILEHLEARVLLDSRKIHPLIDEFIPTIEGENGICYTHPEKLPGVNKDGQIRHFFHRPSKAYTTGTRKRRKVHTDTEADGGGETRWHKTGKTRPVFISGALKGYKKILVLYTNYGRQRKPEKTNWVMHQYHLGTNEEEKDGELVVSKVFYQTQPRQCGGSSSISELDKRSTSSVSHSHLIKSTSNNFIDYYPHPYNNISYNLGSQSGDSHSSSQLIPNLVVHGDGSSFIHLPSSVSKGK; encoded by the exons atgacATGGTGCAGTAATGAATCCAATCAAGAAAATCTACCCCTCCAAATTGTCCCAGCTCAGATATCTCATGAAAAAAGCACTACTGTTCTCAACTCAAAGCTAAATGAAGTTAAGACTATAGCTTGCCCTTCATGCGGCCACCCCCTAGAAGTTCAAGATCAG ACTGGATTACTACAAGATTTGCCAGGATTGCCAGCTGGGGTGAAATTTGATCCATCCGACCAAGAAATTCTTGAACATTTGGAGGCAAGGGTACTATTGGACAGCCGGAAAATCCATCCGTTAATTGACGAATTTATTCCCACAATTGAAGGGGAAAATGGGATTTGCTACACGCATCCCGAGAAGCTACCAG GAGTAAACAAGGATGGTCAAATCCGTCACTTCTTTCATAGGCCTTCAAAGGCATATACCACTggaacaagaaaaagaagaaaggttCACACAGACACTGAAGCTGATGGTGGTGGTGAAACAAGATGGCATAAAACAGGCAAGACTAGGCCAGTTTTCATAAGTGGAGCCTTGAAAGGGTACAAGAAAATACTAGTCCTCTACACAAATTATGGCAGGCAAAGGAAGCCTGAGAAGACTAACTGGGTAATGCATCAGTACCATTTAGGCACTAATGAGGAGGAAAAAGATGGCGAGTTGGTGGTTTCGAAGGTTTTCTACCAAACACAGCCAAGACAATGCGGTGGCTCGTCAAGCATCTCAGAACTCGACAAAAGATCAACATCTTCTGTAAGCCACAGCCATTTGATCAAGAGCACGAGTAATAACTTCATTGATTATTATCCACATCCCTACAATAATATTTCGTATAACTTGGGAAGCCAAAGTGGAGATAGTCATAGTTCATCTCAGCTAATTCCAAATCTTGTCGTCCATGGTGATGGCTCATCCTTTATCCATCTGCCTTCCAGTGTAAGCAAAGGCAAATAA
- the LOC113762760 gene encoding NAC domain-containing protein 73 isoform X2 codes for MRPPPRSSRSGLPAGVKFDPSDQEILEHLEARVLLDSRKIHPLIDEFIPTIEGENGICYTHPEKLPGVNKDGQIRHFFHRPSKAYTTGTRKRRKVHTDTEADGGGETRWHKTGKTRPVFISGALKGYKKILVLYTNYGRQRKPEKTNWVMHQYHLGTNEEEKDGELVVSKVFYQTQPRQCGGSSSISELDKRSTSSVSHSHLIKSTSNNFIDYYPHPYNNISYNLGSQSGDSHSSSQLIPNLVVHGDGSSFIHLPSSVSKGK; via the exons ATGCGGCCACCCCCTAGAAGTTCAAGATCAG GATTGCCAGCTGGGGTGAAATTTGATCCATCCGACCAAGAAATTCTTGAACATTTGGAGGCAAGGGTACTATTGGACAGCCGGAAAATCCATCCGTTAATTGACGAATTTATTCCCACAATTGAAGGGGAAAATGGGATTTGCTACACGCATCCCGAGAAGCTACCAG GAGTAAACAAGGATGGTCAAATCCGTCACTTCTTTCATAGGCCTTCAAAGGCATATACCACTggaacaagaaaaagaagaaaggttCACACAGACACTGAAGCTGATGGTGGTGGTGAAACAAGATGGCATAAAACAGGCAAGACTAGGCCAGTTTTCATAAGTGGAGCCTTGAAAGGGTACAAGAAAATACTAGTCCTCTACACAAATTATGGCAGGCAAAGGAAGCCTGAGAAGACTAACTGGGTAATGCATCAGTACCATTTAGGCACTAATGAGGAGGAAAAAGATGGCGAGTTGGTGGTTTCGAAGGTTTTCTACCAAACACAGCCAAGACAATGCGGTGGCTCGTCAAGCATCTCAGAACTCGACAAAAGATCAACATCTTCTGTAAGCCACAGCCATTTGATCAAGAGCACGAGTAATAACTTCATTGATTATTATCCACATCCCTACAATAATATTTCGTATAACTTGGGAAGCCAAAGTGGAGATAGTCATAGTTCATCTCAGCTAATTCCAAATCTTGTCGTCCATGGTGATGGCTCATCCTTTATCCATCTGCCTTCCAGTGTAAGCAAAGGCAAATAA
- the LOC113756933 gene encoding integrin-linked protein kinase 1-like, with product MNILLGFCYRGLVASCELFGNTSSFKLPCLSYKLRRCILFFSSIFGQSGSHFEPRPVPPPLPNKCDWEIEPSELDFKNSATIGKGSFGEILKACWRGTPVAVKRILPNLSDDRLVIQDFRHEVNLLVKLRHPNIVQFLGAVTERKPLMLITEYLRGGDLHQYLKEKGALSPSTAVNFALDIARGMAYLHNEPNVVIHRDLKPRNVLLVNSSADHLKVGDFGLSKLIRVQNSHDVYKMTGETGSYRYMAPEVFKHRKYDKKVDVFSFAMILYEMLEGDPPLSHYEPYDAAKYVAEGHRPMFRSKGFTPELRELVEQCWAADMNQRPSFLEILKRLEKIKDTLPSDHHWHLFTS from the exons ATGAACATTCTGTTGGGGTTTTGTTATAGAGGTTTAGTTGCTTCCTGTGAGCTTTTTGGGAATACAAGTTCTTTCAAGTTACCTTGCTTGTCGTATAAGCTCAGAAGATGTATTTTGTTCTTCTCTTCCATCTTT GGCCAGAGTGGAAGCCATTTTGAACCAAGGCCTGTTCCTCCGCCGCTACCAAATAAGTGTGACTGGGAGATTGAACCTTCTGAGTTGGACTTTAAAAATTCAGCTACTATAGGAAAG GGGTCCTTTGGGGAGATACTAAAAGCCTGTTGGCGTGGAACACCTGTAGCTGTTAAACGAATTCTTCCAAACCTCTCAGATGATAGATTGGTGAT TCAGGATTTCAGGCATGAGGTAAACTTGCTAGTAAAACTTCGGCATCCAAATATAGTTCAGTTCCTTGGAGCTGTTACTGAAAGGAAGCCATTAATGCTCATTACTGAATATTTAAGGGGG GGTGATCTACACCAGTACCTGAAGGAAAAAGGTGCACTTAGTCCGTCAACAGCAGTCAATTTTGCATTAGATATTGCCAG AGGCATGGCTTATCTTCACAATGAACCAAATGTCGTGATTCACAGAGATCTAAAGCCAAG GAATGTTCTGCTTGTGAACTCTAGTGCAGACCATTTAAAAGTTGGAGACTTTGGCTTAAGTAAACTCATCAGGGTTCAAAATTCACATGATGTGTACAAAATGACCGGAGAGACCGGAAGTT ATCGGTACATGGCTCCTGAAGTATTCAAGCACCGAAAGTATGATAAGAAGGTTGATGTGTTCTCCTTTGCTATGATACTATATGAG ATGCTTGAGGGTGACCCACCACTTTCACATTATGAACCGTATGATGCTGCTAAGTATGTTGCAGAAGGACACAGACCTATGTTTAGGTCAAAGGGCTTTACTCCTGAATTGAGAGA GTTGGTTGAGCAGTGCTGGGCAGCAGATATGAATCAGAGACCCTCTTTCTTGGAAATTCTGAAGAGGCTGGAAAAAATTAAGGATACTCTGCCTTCGGATCATCACTGGCACCTCTTCACTTCATAG
- the LOC113760557 gene encoding transmembrane emp24 domain-containing protein p24delta9-like codes for MDLCSYPQRFNFCIFLLVLSIISTPVQSIRFDLDSGHTKCIAEDIQSNAMTVGKYHIVNPNEGQPLPDSHKVTVRVTSGYGNNYHYADHVNTGQFAFQTAEAGDYMTCFFAADHKPAVTLTVDFDWKSGVAAKDWSNVAKKGSVELMELELKKMFDTVQSIHDEMFYLREREEEMQELNRSTNAKMGWLSLLSIVIALSVGGLQLWHLKSFFEKKKLI; via the exons ATGGACCTTTGTAGTTATCCTCAAAGATTTAATTTTTGTATATTCCTATTAGTCCTGAGTATTATCTCAACTCCGGTTCAATCAATCCGATTCGATCTGGATTCGGGTCATACTAAATGCATAGCTGAAGATATTCAGTCAAACGCCATGACCGTCGGCAAATATCATATTGTTAACCCAAATGAAGGCCAGCCCTTACCTGATTCTCATAAAGTCACCGTTAGG GTTACATCAGGTTATGGGAATAACTACCACTATGCGGACCATGTCAATACAGGGCAGTTTGCATTTCAGACTGCAGAGGCTGGGGATTACATGACTTGCTTTTTTGCAGCTGATCACAAGCCTGCTGTTACGCTCACCGTTGATTTTGATTGGAAGTCTGGTGTCGCAGCGAAGGACTGGTCAAATGTTGCGAAGAAAGGTTCTGTTGAA TTAATGGAGTTAGAGCTGAAGAAAATGTTTGATACTGTTCAATCCATTCATGACGAGATGTTCTACCTGCGAGAAAG GGAAGAAGAGATGCAGGAGCTTAACAGATCTACCAACGCGAAGATGGGTTGGTTGAGTCTTCTCTCAATTGTTATTGCCTTGTCCGTTGGAGGATTGCAGTTATGGCATCTGAAGTCGTTCTTTGAGAAGAAGAAGCTAATATAA